The window GCTTGGTTCGTTTTATCCGCCAATTGATTTCCTACTTTTACTTTAATAGCACCTTCGTTGATAGAGTTTACCGCAACAGCCGTTTCATCCTGAATCCCTTTGATAATAATCGCAATTTCTTTGGTTGCTTTTGCCGACCGTTCAGCTAATTTCCGGACTTCGTCTGCAACAACAGCAAACCCTTTTCCCTGCTCTCCAGCACGTGCAGCTTCAATCGCCGCATTGAGAGCCAAAAGATTCGTTTGATCTGCAATATCATTAATGACTTCGACAATATTTCCAACTTCTTCTGAACTCTTCCCTAAGCTTTCCATGACAGCACTTGTTTGATTAATAACCACAGAAATTTCTTGCATTCCACTCAATGTTTCATTCAGTGAGTGTGTTCCTTCAAGTGCATCATTCTTAACAGTGTTGCTAAGTGTATTAACTGTTTGAGCACTGGCCGCTACTCTCTTGATCGAAACTACCATTTCCTCAACCGTTTCCGATGTTTGTTCTGCACTTTCGGTCAAATTTACAGCATTTTCGTTAACACCTTTAATGGACTTACTCATTTCTTCAATCGCTTCAGAAATTTGGTCAACACCTGAGCCTGCATTCACAACATTTATAGCAACTTGTTCAATAGAGGCCATCATTTCTTGAATCGCTGCAGATGTTTCATCAGCAGCGGCAGATAATTGGTCCGCATTCCCTGCAACTAAACTAATTGTCGCGCTCATTTCTTCAACCGCTGCGGAGATTTCAGTGACACCAAAAGCCGTTTCATTAGTGTTTCCGGCTACCTGTTGAATAGAGGTCACGAGTTCTCTTATAGAATCGTTTGCAACGTTCATCGAGTTATCTAATTCTTTTGCACTTATAGACGTTTTATCAATTGAATTTTTTATTTCCGTAACTGAATTTGTGGTGATCTCTACATTATTAACCACCCCTGCCACGGATCGGCCGATAATTCTGGTAACCAATAAAACGATCCCAACACTCACTATTGTTGCAATAATAGAAATAACAATAATAATAAGCTTGCTTTTATTTACATTATTAGTTGATTCGGTGGCTGCGATTTCGAATGATTTGTCAAAATCAGAACGCATTTCAGCTAATTGAGTACGTGCCTTTTCGCCGATTGGAGTCATCACTACAGAAGTCGCTTCAAATCCTTTCATATCTTGAGCAGACCACTTTCCCATAGCTACAGGAATCAGATCTGTATACTCTTTGAATTGATGCTCGAATTCATCTAGTCTTTGTTTGTTTGTTCCATTAAGTAAAGGACGCAAAGTGACTATTTCTTCTTTAATCTGTTTAACATCTTGATTTAAAGTTTCTTGAGATCGTTCTTTATTTTCTTGAGAATTTTCAAGCAAGTAGTTTGCGAGATCTAATCTTACTCGAGTCATATGATCGGTTAGATCGGCTGCTACTTCAACCTTTACAATTTCCGTATCAATTATCCTGTTAAATGAATCGGATAAATGATTGAAACTTAAATAAGAAGTAATGCTGATAATAAAAAGCAAAACCAAAATAGTTGTATAACTAGAACGCTGAATTAGTTTCATTGAAACATTTTTAAACATTGTATTTCCTCCTAGATGTTTGTTTTGAGAAATTAAAGGGATATGGTTTGAAAGGGTGCTCTATTTTGTGAGGGACAATACAAATAATCCTGGAGGACTCCAGGCTAAGTTTTTTATCAGTTTGCTCGATTAAAGAGACACTTTTGTTTTCGTTTAACATTATATCAGAATATTTATCATTCTTTTTAATTTATTAATATTTTAGATGTTTTTAATATACAGGCATTGTTAAACTCAAACGCATGATTAAAACAATTTGCACCATAATCGGTTGTTCAAGCTTGAACCCCATTTGATACACATTTGGATGAAAATGCGTCGTAGATTTTACTGTAAAAACTTTATCTTTTACTACTTTCAAATATAACCATGCGACGCTTTTGGCATAAAGTACGACAAATTGCGATTGCGATCTCACAATAGGAAATATTTTTGAAATAATAAGGCAAACTGAGCAGCGCTGGATTAATATATATAAGTAGGACAAAAATTGGCAATTGGAGGAATTCAGATGGGCTTTTTCTCTAATTTTTTTAGAAATCCAGATAATCAACACCAAAAACAAACTAGTAAGCCTAATTATAATGAAGGAACAAATCAACTTTATGGACAATTATTTAATCAACTTGCTGGTGGTATAAATAGTTATCAATATCAAACCCAAATTAATCAAACTTTATTAATCAAAAGGCAGCGAGTAGGAAATTCAAATGATTACATAGATTTATTAATTAACAATGTTACCTATTATATAGAAATGGAAAAAGAAATCCTAAATATCCTTGAGAGAATATTCTCAACAAAAATAATTCCAAACTATAATCTAATCGAAACGGAAATCATTGGCATCCAAAGCAAGAAGAAACAGCAAATGCCTTCTCTCGCACAACAAAACAAAACGGTTTACAATCAAAAATACAATTCCAATAACCAAAAGGTAGAAGCACTTCAATTCGATTATGCTTATCATTCTTTCATTCATGAACAATTAATAAACATAATTGACACTTTAACCCATACCCCATCTTTAACGGTTCAGCTATTTAGAAGCTCAGCGAAATATAACATCGATACGATTAATCAATACCTTAACACCTACTCAAATATGAAACTGGAAAATATGATATTTATCGGAAACCAGCAAACAAAATTCCTCGGCTAATAGAAAAAGGAGTGTAACTTGTATTCAAGTTACACTCCTTTTTAATCAGATTAATTCCTAATTCAAGAATTCTTAATCCGAGATAAATTAGAATAATAAAGCGTCAATAGCGTATTGGCCAGGTCCTACTAAAGCTAAACCAATTGAAACAGCTATCAAGGTTAGGTTATATTCATAACCATTTTGTGTTACCCATAATCCATTAGCACCATGTACCTTAACAATCCCAATAACCATTGTTGCTGCAATCAAAATACCGGCAAGCGGTGTAAGAAATCCAACCGCAAAGAAAATTCCCCCGAAAAGTTCTGCCAACCCTGCAAGTAGAGCCATGGTCACACCCGGTTTAATACCAATTGATTCCATCCAACCACCAGTACCTTTTAATCCGTAACCGCCAAACCAACCAAACAATTTCTGTGCACCGTGACCCACGAATAACAAACCAACTACTAAACGAATCAATAATAAACCAAAATTAATCATTTTATTTCCTCCTAATATACTGTTTATCTTTAATTCGAGATATTTCACCAAAAAAATTTTTATGAAATGGCTCTATTCCTTACTTTTTCCAAAAGCCTGACCATGGTTACTGCCTCATCATGATCCAATGAACCAAGCATATAATCAACCAATTCCCTATGCATCGGCATGATATGATTCATTAATTCATTACCTGTATCGGTTATCGTCACATATATAGCACGACGATCTTCAGGACAGGCACTTCTTTTTAATAAACCCTTTTGCTCTAGTTTATCGACCACATACGTCATTGAACTGCTTGCAATTAGAATACTTTGAGCAATCTGCTGAATCGTTTGTTTCCCCTTAAGGAAAAGTACTTCTAAAACGGCAAACTCCGTAATACTTACCCTATGTTTAGACATTTCTATTCTTATTTGCTCCTGAATCGCTTTAGATGTTTGCATGATCGCCAGGTAAGGCTTGTTTGAACATGTTCCATCCACTTTAACCACCTCCTACACATTTATCTTTAATTAATATATCTTGAATATGAGATAATATTAATCCATTTATTCTTTTTTGTCAATAACCTTTTATTAGTTTTTTTCTGGATCGGCAAAAATATCAATATATCAACATTATGCTTATCAGAGGATAAATTCGGAATACATACTCGTTTCTCATAGAAAAGAACCCCAAAGATACTACGCTCGTGGGGTTAGCTACTTACTATTTTTATGAAGAGGTATTTTAAAAAAACAATATTTTTTTGAGCAGCCTTTTAATTACTCCAGTCAAGAGCTTATCGGTACGTATTGCTGCATAATGGCAGGCAAATAAGTTTTCAGTTACAGATTCCAAAATACTGTTTTTCGACAAAATTCGAGATTATCGTGGACTCTTCCAATTATTATCATTATAATTATAAGTGGAACTTCAAGGGCAAAATCGCTGAAAAGTGATGACGCAAAGCTATAGGGGCCTCCGTTTAATAACGAAGTCAGCCAGCTACCATCAAACTCAAAGGAGAATATTTGATGTCAAAGAACTACTTTCTTACACCGGAAGAAATAATGCGAAAGAGAAAAATGAATAAAAAGCTCCTCTATGCCTCTTTTATCATTTTCACCATCATACTGAGTACCTTTGTCACGATCCTAACAAACCAAATGCTTTAAAATAAAGGCTCTGTTAAACTAAAATGTTGATTTCCGTTCCAGGCGCTTCGCTTTCCGCGGGGCGGGCGGTGAGCCTCCTCGTCGCTAAAGCTCCTGCGGGGTCTCACCTGTCCCGCTGCTCCCGCAGGAGTCTCGCGCCTTCCACTCCAATCAACATTGTGCAAAAAATCAACATTGAGCATTAACAAAGCCAAAATAAAAAAATGAGTTCTGGTGAAATGATCTAGCCTGAACGAATAATACTTTACAGAAGTATGCATTTTACAAAGAGTATCAAAAAAAAATAATCCTCTGTTATTCCTTAAGTCGGAAAAAACGGAGGATTATTTACCCTTAGAATTATACGACTCAAACATACAATATCTCTCTTTCTTTTTCTTTTATAATTTCTTTAGCCACTTCTTCCCACCAACGATTAGAGTCTGCATGGTAGTCCTTCATGAATTCTAATCTTTCAATCACAGGCTCTCCCCCGTTTAACACTTCCTCTGCTTCCGCCATTCCACAACAGATTTCAGCAATCTCATCAAAATGTACGAATGACATCACGCCACCTTCTTTCATTAGTTAGAGGGATAATAAAATCTTTATCTCCCTCTTGTTATATATATAAGAAATTAATGGAGAAAAATGAGCTTAAATTATGACGTTTTAATGAACAAGGGAAGCTGGAAGACCGTCCTCCCTATGTTTCCCCAAAATAAAAAAAGAAGCTGACCCATTGGCCAGCTTTCAAAATAGAGAGGTTTTAAACTTTCAGAAAGGGTGAAGCTAAAAAATTAGAATTCTTAGAGCCACTATTAGCACTAAGGTTTGAAAATCGAGGTTCCCATTATTATCGATTTTCGCAAGTTAGGGTTTTCCGGCCCTATATATTAAGCTTATTGTTAATTAGGTTACAAAGAGCTGATGTTGTATTTGCAACACCGCTTGTTCTTCTTGACTTAATAATACTAAGTTCATGTGTAGTTCTTATGAGGAACTTATGTGGAAGTTATGAAGAATTCTAACTTTCTCAACTAATCAAACGTTTGATTAAATCAAAGCGAAGGGTCGGTCTTTGCAGATAGACCCCTGAAAACACAAATTAAAAAAAGAGCCATGTTTGTCTCTGCCTACGGCAAAGACAAACATGGCTCTTGATTAATTAAATTTCTTATTTGACCTTACATTCCTTCAAATCACAAGAACCGCCCCCCTTAAACCAAAGTCCGCTTCAAAAACTCCCGTGTCCGTGGCTCAGTTGGATTATTGAATATTTGCTCTGGAGTTCCTTCTTCCGCGATAACCCCTTTGTCCATAAATACGACACGGTCAGAAACTTCTTTGGCGAATTCCATTTCATGAGTGACGATTAGCATCGTAAGACCAGAATGGGCTAGTTCCTTCATAATTTTAAGAACATCCCCTACCATTTCTGGATCAAGGGCTGATGTTGGTTCATCAAACAACATCACATCCGGTTCCATAGAAAGGGCTCTTGCAATAGCGACACGTTGTTTTTGACCACCTGATAAATGTTTTGGTTTGGCGTTCACAAACCGATCCATCCCGACCACATTCAAATATTTCATCGCTACCTTTTCGGCCTCTTGCTTCGAACGCTTTAAAACTTTAATTTGTCCCACAACACAATTCGTTAACACATTGTGATTATTAAACAAGTTAAATTGTTGAAATACCATCCCTAAGTTTTTGCGATATTCGTAGACATCATGTTTATCATCTAGAATGTTTTCTCCATTATAGATAATTTGACCGCCACTTGGCTTTTCTAGCAGATTCACGCAACGAAGAAGAGTTGATTTACCCGACCCGGAGGAACCGATGATACAGACTACTTCTCCCTTTTCCACTGAAAAATCAATATCTTTTAAGACTTCATGAGTACCAAAGGATTTGCTCAAATGTTGAATATCAATAACCTTTTCCATCTTTTCTCACCCTCCGTTCTACAATGTATTCCCGTCTCTATTATTGTCCTTAAGCAACATATCCTCTACTGTTGCCACTTGCATTTGATTCCCACCCATAATGTAATTGTCTGGACCATCCAATTTTCTTTCGATAAAACGCAAAATTCTTGTCACCGTAAAGGTCATAATAAAATAAATAATACAGGAGACAAAAAATGATTCAAAATATCTAAAGTTGTTACCGGCAATTGATTTAGTCTGGAAATATAATTCCGAAACAGAAATAACGTTCAGCACTGAGGTATCTTTAATATTGATGACAAATTCATTTCCTGTGGCTGGTAAAATATTGCGAATAACTTGCGGTAAAATAATATTAAACATCGTTTGAACATGGTTCATCCCGATTGCTTGGGCTGCTTCAAATTGTCCCTTGTCAATCGATACAATACCGCCGCGAACAATTTCTGACATGTAGGCCCCTGTATTGATTGATACGATAAAAATTGCTGCATATAATCGGTCCATATCAAAACCAAATGCTAAAGCGGAACCATAATAAATGACCATCGCTTGTACAATCATTGGTGTTCCACGGAAAAACTCAATATAAATAGAAAGAATGGCATTTATTAATTTTAAAAAGAAGCGTTTGGCCCCTCGTTCAGGCATCGGAATGGTTCGAATAACCCCTATTAATAAACCAATGATCGACCCTATAATCGTACCAATGATGGCAATTAAGAGTGTCACACCAGCACCACGAAGAAACATTGGCCAATTTTCTGAGACAATTTTTACTACCCAATCAAAGCTCATCTTTCTCCTCCTATATTCATGAAACCGAGTGCGTAAAATACACCCGGTTTCAAATCATTTTTATTTAGCTGCTGGTTGATTTTTAATAGCTGTCTCCATAATTTTTTGACGTTCTTCTTCTGATATTCCTGCTAAGATTTTATTGATTTTTTCAGTCAATTTACTACCTTTCGCCACACCCACTGCGATTGCTGTGTCACCATCTGATGTTTTAAATCCTTCTGACAGTTCTACCATGGCAAAATGATCGTTCGCAGAAGAAGCGCTAATACCTTCAGGACGTTCCGATACGTATCCATCAATTACACCTGATTCCAGAGCAACTCGCATTGCTGGGAAGTTATCCATAGCTGGCTGTTTTTTTACACCTTTGATTTGGTCGATTACTGAATAGTGGAATGTATTCAATTGTGCCGATATTTTTGCTCCACTAAAATCTTGAATGGATTTCGCATCCTCATATTTTCCACCTTTTTTAACCACGATAACTAAATCTGATTTATAGTAGTTGTCTGAGAAATCGATTGTCTTTTTACGCTCTGCTGTTGGAGACATCCCTGCAATAATTCCATCGATTTTTCCAGAAGTTAATGAAGGAACAAGGCCATCCCATTCAGTTTTGACAATCACTAATTTTTTTCCTAAACCATCAGCAATTTTTTTAGCGATTTCAACATCATATCCGCCTGCAAATTCCGCATTGCCATCAATTTTCACACCGCCATCGGAATCGCCATTTTGAGTCCAGTTGAATGGGGCATATCCAGCTTCGAGACCTACTTTAAAAGTGTCATCTTCTTTTGAAGATCCATCCGCTTTTTCTGAACTACTACTTTTTCCACAACCCGATAATAGAATAATAGCTGCCAAAGACATAGCTATTAAAATAGATAATTTTTTCATCATAATGATTCCTCTCCCTTTGATTATAAATTTTATAGTTTTCTGAACCTTAACACTTATTCATTTTTTAGGTATTTTACTCAACAAAAAAAGACCTGAGCGATGAACTCAGGCCTTATATGCATAAGGAACCCTAAATCCTCTTTTTTCCCAAATGAGATAGCACAACTCAATAAACCGGGAAGTTTATTGAGACAGTTCTACAGCTCTTAACTGCAGACCCAGCAAGTAATACTGAGATATTACAAGCTTCGGCGACATTTCCTTCTCCTTAGTATCAAAGTCTCTCAGACTCCACTAAAAACTGTTAAATATCGCGCCTCTACCTCACATGTTAAAAGTGAGGTCTATTAAGTTATTATTTTAATATATCTTAAAATAACAAATAGGATCTGTCAAGGGGGAGCGGGGGTGTCAAGAGGGACGGTTCTTATAGGGGACAATCGGAAGTTTTGCGCGCAAAAAGGCACAACTAGTGATTTGATTACCTAGTTGTGCCTTACCTTTATCTTACGCAAAAGATCTAACCGCAAAATTTTTGATTGCCAAGAAGAATGAAGTCGCGGTCCCTGTTAAACAGACACCGAATCAAACATGCTTTCGCAAAAGGAATTTGTTCCATTTCCTCTTTGTTTAAAAGGTGCAAGAAGTTTTCATCCGCATTCAATAATTGGCCAGAAATTGCCTCGCTCTTATCCTCAACCATTACTTCCACCTGACATCCGACAAATTGAAAAAGCATTAGATGGATAGGGATGCCAAAGAAAAGATTAACTAGTTCTGGTTCACCAGAAACAAATTCACCAAAATGGAGAACGAGCTCCCTCTTGAGCTGGCGATTCAAATGGATGAGTTCCTGTTGATGTTTTTTCTCTGTGTTGCATTCCTCATATTGCAAGGAGTCGATTTTATTAAATAGGATGAACACCCTTTTTCCCACTGTATTCAACTTAATAAAGTTCTTTCCAGCTGTTACAAGTGTCCCTACCTCTTCAATTTGCTTTTCCTGACAGTAGACCTTTACACGGATTAAAATATCCCTCAAATCTAGTAAATGTAATTGCAATTGCCGTTGATTATTTGGGTTACGCTCATTGCTTAATGAACGAAGTAAATGATTGGCAACCTCGATACATTCCTGTAATTCATCGAGTTCTGCTGGCGGCAATGGACTGTTCGGTGATCGAAATCGTGGAGTAGGAATCTTTTCAGGGCATGGATGTAAGGGAGGACATGAACATGATTGATCATGATCAAGTTTTCCGTCACATTCACATGCTTCCAATTGACTTTCCTTATAGTCTTGATCTTCATGTTCCTTCATTTAAGTTATCCTCCTTTACCTCTTTTCTTCCATAAGAACTTCTCTCATCCAATGGAGCCAAATAAGGGATTCTTTCCCCTAAAACCCTCATGATCCCCCATAATCCAAGTTCGATATCCCAACGGATGTTGCCAGAACGATAGAGGTAATCACCAGGACTTTGACAATAACCGCCGGCACCATAAAATAATTCAAAATCATCATTAGACCCAGGGACATTCTGTCCACTAATCGAAATAACGGAGGAATTTACATCATCACTGCTTTTTAACCACTTATGGCCATGAATCGTAAAAGCGTGACCTCTCGCCCGGTCTGCTGGTGTAACAAAGCGAAATGTAACAGGATCGCCGGCATAAGCAATAAATAGTGGGGTAGCAGGATCGCCATGGACCTTAGAGCTGAATACTTTTGATATATCGTTAGGACTAGTTAATCGGTGACTAAACCGTTCAGCACGATAATTGAAGCCTCTTGACCCCTGATTCTCGAAGTCCTCCAATGGGTCCTCCCTTTCGACAAAAAGTGGTTCTGGGTCAATAATCAGATTTCCGTTCTTAGCAACAAGCCGGACGCCATCATGCATAAGAAGAGCAAACTCACGAGTTTCAGGCAGCAATGGGTTGGAAATAATGACTTGATTCCCCGTTGCACATTCCTCACGGCTCAGTCGATCTAAATAGGTTGAACCTCGAGCCTCAATAATCAACATTCCAAAAGCTCCGTGATGCCGGTGGTTACGGATATCTGCCATATCACAAAGGTTCACCGCTCCTACTTCTTGATCAGCATACCAGCGATAAGTAATGCTTTCGCCAGGCCCAATGGTTTGGTCATAGTTAAAGCCTACGGTTGCTCCGTCGGAGGTTCTTACATCGTAAGCGAGCAATTGCGGATGCAGTGATATCCGATTCGATGCCGGTAATGGAACCTCAACCGGAACGGCTGGGTAACCATGAATGTCATCATGTTCATGATGACATGTGCCAGTTATTTCATTCGTCAAAGTCACTTCAATCCATTCACCAACATTAGCACGGAGAATCAATGGTTCAGGATTTAAGTCACCACATAGAATCATAGGAACATCGTCTTTCAATACAAAGACAATTCCAAATGGATCATGATCTCCCTGATCGTTGTATTTGATATCAGTATTGATGGCAGCAACCTCAAACTTTCTGACATGTGCATGGGCAGGACAAGGATTCCCCGGAACCGGTGCTTTAGGCGGTTTTTTCCCAGTTGGACATGGTAATGGATGCTTTCGTTCCGGCGGACATTCCCGATCAGGCAAGGGTAAAAGATGAGAAACCCTTTCTTCATATGTCCGGATAATACCCCAAAGGCCAAGCCAAATATCATCCAAAGCACCATAGTGGTAAAGCATATCAAAATCCCCTTCCCCTTCAATATTAAATTCAAGGGTGAATGCTTCAGAAATTCCAATATGCTTTTCTTGTACGAGCTCTGAATCTAAATCCTGCCGTTCATTATGCCAGCGCTGTCGATGGAGATTAAAACTATGGGACTCTTCATGAGCACCTTGGAAGAGACGAATTCTTACCGGATCGCCATTATACGTTTCAAGCAATGGAGTTACAGGATCGCCATGGACCCAAGAACTAAAGACATAGGCCGGATCACAATCAGGTTCCCTCAAGCGGAACTGGATCGGTTCATTTCGATAATTAATACCCATCACACCAGGGTCTTCCGGTGAACCAGGAAAAGGAGGAGGATTTAAGGGGTTGCCATTTTCGTCAAAAAGCAGCCCAAAATCATGAACGAATAAGGTGAATTCCCGGAAATCTGGGATGAGCGGATTCGTAATAACGGCTTGAGTACCAGATCTAATTTCTTTTCCTGTGAAGGGATCCAAATATTTAGACCCTCTGGCTTGTATATTAATTCCCGCAAAAATTCCGTGCTGCTGATGCTCGTTGGCAAATAAATGATCATGCCAGAACGTGTTTTTTAATTCCACATCGGCAAACCATTGATACTCCATGGTTTCACCGGGTAAAATCCCCGAATCATAATTCCAGCCAACATTGGCCCCATCTGCGACGAGAGGATCGAATTTTACAAAGTGAACATGCATCCCTGCTTCATAGGTCCGATTAATTAATTGGAAGGCATTTCCTCCAAGTACTTCGGGGAGCTTGTTTGTATAGCGAAAACGAATACAGTCTCCTGCATTGGCACGGATAATTAACGGCTCAGGCTCCTTTCTTCCTGCCAGTACATCCGCTTCATCTTCAGCTAATACATATAACCTTCCTTCTGGATCATGCCACCCTTGTTTGTTATAAACAAGCGGCATTTGGATGACGCAGACGTTATATTCCCGGACAGGATTTACCCCCTCCTTGACAGGATTCGTAAAAACCGCACCTGGACGCGCATTCGGGGCAAAATGATTTCGCTCAATAATGGTAGGCTCTCTTCCATTTTCAATTCCGAGTGGCGGCCGAGGCGCCTTAAATCCAACAATCCCGGGGATAAAGTTAGGAAAACCAGGCTTATGAGGGGTTGGTCTTGGCGGTAAAGGCCTGTCTGGCAGTGGATTTAATGCCTTAATAGGTACCCCATTAGGATAACATTGGCTTCCATCCTGGAGGGTATCAAAGTTACGTTGAATTCCCCACATCCCTTCTCCAAAATGAGGATAAAGGTGGCAGTGGATGATGGCATCTCCAATAGCCTCCTGCAGGCTGCCGGCACCATATAAAGGACTGACGGTATAGTTATTTTGTGGGGAAATCGCCTGTGCATCGATAATTTCAGACTCCTGATCATTCGGTTCAAATAACCATTGATGGACATGGTAGTGAAAAACATGAGTTTCCTTCACGGCAGCATGAATAAGTCTTATTTTTATCGGATCACCTAGATAGGCCCTTAATATTGGAGTATCAGGGTCCCCAAACACCCACGAATCATGATGAACTTCTTCACCTTCGCAATCCGGACAAACAACACCCTCGCGAATGAGCCGCATCCGGTTTCTCATCGGTTCGGAACGATAATTAATACTATGCGTCGCTTCCGGCTGCAGCGTGTGAGGACTAATTGGTT of the Bacillus sp. 1NLA3E genome contains:
- a CDS encoding methyl-accepting chemotaxis protein, with amino-acid sequence MNVANDSIRELVTSIQQVAGNTNETAFGVTEISAAVEEMSATISLVAGNADQLSAAADETSAAIQEMMASIEQVAINVVNAGSGVDQISEAIEEMSKSIKGVNENAVNLTESAEQTSETVEEMVVSIKRVAASAQTVNTLSNTVKNDALEGTHSLNETLSGMQEISVVINQTSAVMESLGKSSEEVGNIVEVINDIADQTNLLALNAAIEAARAGEQGKGFAVVADEVRKLAERSAKATKEIAIIIKGIQDETAVAVNSINEGAIKVKVGNQLADKTNQAIKKITEGITQVTEEMNQIANATEEQTKNTEFLTEVVNHVTTHASEMKLSTKEQSIMAEEIVRGINDTKEQVHQISMATAEQARGSYAIVSAVENVSNQSNSVTNATKEQALTADEIVRNINIINEMVKQMTIATNEQSRYGQDIATEVEKVRNQTEELNASIESQTNEVAEVANAINNVHTQVEKLK
- a CDS encoding DoxX family protein codes for the protein MINFGLLLIRLVVGLLFVGHGAQKLFGWFGGYGLKGTGGWMESIGIKPGVTMALLAGLAELFGGIFFAVGFLTPLAGILIAATMVIGIVKVHGANGLWVTQNGYEYNLTLIAVSIGLALVGPGQYAIDALLF
- a CDS encoding MarR family winged helix-turn-helix transcriptional regulator encodes the protein MDGTCSNKPYLAIMQTSKAIQEQIRIEMSKHRVSITEFAVLEVLFLKGKQTIQQIAQSILIASSSMTYVVDKLEQKGLLKRSACPEDRRAIYVTITDTGNELMNHIMPMHRELVDYMLGSLDHDEAVTMVRLLEKVRNRAIS
- a CDS encoding amino acid ABC transporter ATP-binding protein, encoding MEKVIDIQHLSKSFGTHEVLKDIDFSVEKGEVVCIIGSSGSGKSTLLRCVNLLEKPSGGQIIYNGENILDDKHDVYEYRKNLGMVFQQFNLFNNHNVLTNCVVGQIKVLKRSKQEAEKVAMKYLNVVGMDRFVNAKPKHLSGGQKQRVAIARALSMEPDVMLFDEPTSALDPEMVGDVLKIMKELAHSGLTMLIVTHEMEFAKEVSDRVVFMDKGVIAEEGTPEQIFNNPTEPRTREFLKRTLV
- a CDS encoding amino acid ABC transporter permease; protein product: MSFDWVVKIVSENWPMFLRGAGVTLLIAIIGTIIGSIIGLLIGVIRTIPMPERGAKRFFLKLINAILSIYIEFFRGTPMIVQAMVIYYGSALAFGFDMDRLYAAIFIVSINTGAYMSEIVRGGIVSIDKGQFEAAQAIGMNHVQTMFNIILPQVIRNILPATGNEFVINIKDTSVLNVISVSELYFQTKSIAGNNFRYFESFFVSCIIYFIMTFTVTRILRFIERKLDGPDNYIMGGNQMQVATVEDMLLKDNNRDGNTL
- a CDS encoding transporter substrate-binding domain-containing protein, whose protein sequence is MMKKLSILIAMSLAAIILLSGCGKSSSSEKADGSSKEDDTFKVGLEAGYAPFNWTQNGDSDGGVKIDGNAEFAGGYDVEIAKKIADGLGKKLVIVKTEWDGLVPSLTSGKIDGIIAGMSPTAERKKTIDFSDNYYKSDLVIVVKKGGKYEDAKSIQDFSGAKISAQLNTFHYSVIDQIKGVKKQPAMDNFPAMRVALESGVIDGYVSERPEGISASSANDHFAMVELSEGFKTSDGDTAIAVGVAKGSKLTEKINKILAGISEEERQKIMETAIKNQPAAK
- a CDS encoding multicopper oxidase type 3, producing MKRRYHVVAIPIRIVINKFGEHDPDGMMYVLKENEDCVRTLVAKHPFSPVDLVQPLVIRGNVGDHIEILFENQLSFPVSMHIQNAEYDVFTSDGAFVGLNPDTTVEPGKSINYCWTLQEEGIHLFSDLGNTLSSEIGSNVHGLFGALIAEPRGSWWTDPETGKPINSGVFADIHNPLLPSFREFGWFFHDEMEVHDLIGEKPISPHTLQPEATHSINYRSEPMRNRMRLIREGVVCPDCEGEEVHHDSWVFGDPDTPILRAYLGDPIKIRLIHAAVKETHVFHYHVHQWLFEPNDQESEIIDAQAISPQNNYTVSPLYGAGSLQEAIGDAIIHCHLYPHFGEGMWGIQRNFDTLQDGSQCYPNGVPIKALNPLPDRPLPPRPTPHKPGFPNFIPGIVGFKAPRPPLGIENGREPTIIERNHFAPNARPGAVFTNPVKEGVNPVREYNVCVIQMPLVYNKQGWHDPEGRLYVLAEDEADVLAGRKEPEPLIIRANAGDCIRFRYTNKLPEVLGGNAFQLINRTYEAGMHVHFVKFDPLVADGANVGWNYDSGILPGETMEYQWFADVELKNTFWHDHLFANEHQQHGIFAGINIQARGSKYLDPFTGKEIRSGTQAVITNPLIPDFREFTLFVHDFGLLFDENGNPLNPPPFPGSPEDPGVMGINYRNEPIQFRLREPDCDPAYVFSSWVHGDPVTPLLETYNGDPVRIRLFQGAHEESHSFNLHRQRWHNERQDLDSELVQEKHIGISEAFTLEFNIEGEGDFDMLYHYGALDDIWLGLWGIIRTYEERVSHLLPLPDRECPPERKHPLPCPTGKKPPKAPVPGNPCPAHAHVRKFEVAAINTDIKYNDQGDHDPFGIVFVLKDDVPMILCGDLNPEPLILRANVGEWIEVTLTNEITGTCHHEHDDIHGYPAVPVEVPLPASNRISLHPQLLAYDVRTSDGATVGFNYDQTIGPGESITYRWYADQEVGAVNLCDMADIRNHRHHGAFGMLIIEARGSTYLDRLSREECATGNQVIISNPLLPETREFALLMHDGVRLVAKNGNLIIDPEPLFVEREDPLEDFENQGSRGFNYRAERFSHRLTSPNDISKVFSSKVHGDPATPLFIAYAGDPVTFRFVTPADRARGHAFTIHGHKWLKSSDDVNSSVISISGQNVPGSNDDFELFYGAGGYCQSPGDYLYRSGNIRWDIELGLWGIMRVLGERIPYLAPLDERSSYGRKEVKEDNLNEGT